GGGGCTCCCACCTTCCCAGGTGGGAGGCCCTGGCACAGGGAGTGTATTCCAGAGCGAGCTTGTCCTGCTCTCACCCTGCTGCAACTCCTGCCTCCCAGCTTTGGCCTGTTGGCTCTTGCCACAGCCTGCAGACAGGGCCcggccctcaccccaccccaccctcttcccGGcactgttggttttttgtttgtatgtgtgtatgtggctTTTCACACCCCATAGTGTTTGTGGGGCCTGAGATGGGGACCCTGTGCAAGTTTACCCATGGCACATTGGTTCATCCAGACCTGATTGAATTGATGGGATGATATCAGTGCCCATTACTCAACTGCAAGATGTAGATTTATTGCATCTCTAAATTTTCTTCCTTCACACACCTATCACCTTGCTTCCAGGGACCTTGAGATTAAAGAGTCACGTTTAATTTACCCTTTTCCTCTTTATTTCCCTGTAATGTCAAAACATGCATTCATCACGCTTTGTGTGCAGATTTTTATAATGTGAAGAAAGCAAGCTCTGGGAAATAGTTGCAATATGTAGCTTTCCCCAAGGAGGAACTGTAAAGACCCTCCACTAGGATCTGGGGTATTTTGGTGTGGGTGGAGGAAGGAAGATTATTTGTAGTATCAAGTTGGTTTTGCCATTGTACTATTCCTTTCTTATTACAGATTTTGAAATGTTTATAGCAATGTGAACAATGAATTTTGCATGAATCAAATACCTGCCTGTATTGGAAagtctagagagacaaggtgggtgaggtaataatatcttttatcagaccaacttctgttggtgagagatacaagctttcaagctacacagagctcttcttcaggtctgggaaaggtaccaaGTGTGTCACAGGTAAATAAATACAAgttagtttagcataagtagttagctcACAttctatctgtttgatcttgtatttagctgtgacactcttagtacctttcccagacctgaagaagagctctgtttagcttgaaagcttgtctctctcaccaacagaaattgatccGATAacaaatattaccttacccaccttgtctctctagtatcctgggactgaacatggctacaacaatgctgcatTGCAGAAATCTGCACTTCAACTGTGGGTTAGTTGTGGGACTGTGGTAGGGTGAGGAAGAGATTTAGTAATTCGTATAATGCACCCTTTTAACCTTTATCTACCTTGAGAATGTTGTGGGAATGAAGCTATAAAAGTAAATATAGAAGTGAGTCCAGTTCTCACAAAAGTTGTCTTATGGTGATGAGACCAAATAGAAATGCCTATAAATAGAGTGCCTATATATAAACTAACTCATAAAATACAAATCGTTTTAGCTTTGTTGTAAATATTTGACAAAATAAAAAGATGTGCTTGTATTCATAGTATCTTGTTATATTTTAATACAGAGCTTAAGCAATTAAAAAGCCTTTGTTATTATGCTGTCCCAGTCAAATCCATAAAGTTTGAAATCCAAGTTTCCAGACTGTGTCTGCTTATTGCAATGCATTTATGTTACCCCTGTTGTgcttcagagagagagacacaagctGAATCCAAATAGAAACCAGCAAATAAATGTGAGAAAAGTAAGAACAAGAAAAGAAGAGTGGGAAAGAAGGAAAATGGGCATTGAGTTCATGAGTGACGCAAAGAAACTGGAGCAGGCAGGAAGCATGAAAAAGGACAAAATGCCCAAAGGGTGTGTCATTTTGTTTTACTCAAAACCCTGGCTTTTTGTTGCTTGCCTTGTTTCCAGTCTTAGAGATGACATGCATCATTTTACTGACTATCTGTTTTAACCAAGTGGCAGGCTGCACGACTGTTACTAATGCAGTACAGCTCTGTGCAATTATGGGATGAAGAGATCCTTTTGTTCCCTCTCTTGGGCTTATTTGACAAAGCATCATAGACTTTGCATCTTTATGAACTCTCTGCTCAACTaataatatttgcatttttcagtATCTCTCAGCCTTTCCAACCAAACTACTTATGCGAATAAAGCAAGAAAGCCTTTAAAGATTAAGCTTTTGAAATTAGTTCTCTCTGCTTCGGTAAAATGTGTTTTTCTATATAACCGACTGCTTCCAttcttgctttctctttctgCCTTCATTGTTAATACTTAGCTGGTTGCCCACAATTGTTAATTGTGTGTtgtcaaaaaaaaatcagtgtttcctTGCAACTAGACGAggactaaaaaaaaaagctgttattggttttgcttttttcatttaatttgatTTATTCAACAGTATTCTGTCACAGAGTTAATATGCCAAAATATTGAAAAGATGCAAGCAAGCCCTGCAGATTAAGATTTGGTCTCTGTGTACTCCAGTTTGTCAGATTAATTCATTTTGAAGTTACATGGATCTGAACAGGGGCTGGCTGTTGCCTTAATAATTATATTGCTGCTGTTGTAGTTTCCATGGTCTGACAAATGCTTGATAATTAAAATAGGGAAACCCATCACAAGAAAAGTCATTCCCAGTGCAGCCATTAGCCTTACTGCTTAATAGTGGAGACAGTGTTCTGCTACACTCATgtgttctgttccaccccatcccatttactttaattttAGGTCCCATGCATCCGATGTTACCGATTATTCTTATCCTGCTACTCCGAATCATTCCCTCCACCAGCAGCCAGTAATGTCTTCATATGGAACAGGAGATGGACCACAGTATATGGGTATAAACCAGGGCCTTGAGCATGAATATAGACCATCCTCTACCGCAGTGCGGCATGCTACTTTAAACAGACCTCAACaaccacctccacctccaccccaggcctctgATGGACCACACAGCTCTGTACCTTTGATACCAGCAGACTATGGGTAAAACTTCTGATTTACTGGCATGGGTTCTTGGAAAGACCAATAGAATGTGCATTTTTCATCATCATAATACAGTACTTAGGCCTTGTTTTACATGTTCAAAACTCTGTACAAACTTAGCTAATCCTGTTAACACCTCAGTAAGGTAGGTAGTAGGAAATCTGCTAATTTGCAAAGTATATTTAACAGTGTGAACTAAATGGAGGTGGGGTAATGTCAAAAACTGAAATCGTTAACAATGTATTTAATAACATtgatgtgatgggttggacccccccttCTGGGTTGCCACCTGACGTACTGGGATTTTACTGAGTCtgcctgctccactagcctgggctccctctcccggTTTGGCTGAATTAGGCTCTTGGGCCTCTGGCAGCAAACACACGCACAGGTAGGGACGCActagctgtagaatcacacagagtctgcaaacagctctctATGAGAAGATTCAGCTAGGAAATTGCCCAGCATTCAAGTACAGCTCCcctctggaaagtacacccaaaatactattgtcttgtgctgtagagaaatctatacaacATAAGCTCATatattcgccccctccctcaatatagaggaagatatgcacaacttcttgcccccccccaGTTATAGATTGCACAAActaggtttaataataaacaaaaacaagtttattaactataaaaggcagattttaagtgattataagggatagccaacagagcaaagcagattaccaagcaaataaaacagaacacacatactgagcttaagatcttaaagagactggcttcaagaaataatttctcaccctaaatgttgttttagacaAGTTGCacagtttctgtagcttagcgttccagttatttctctttacagaccagactcctgtcttagtctggactcagcccttgcctttcccacagctcagttcctttgtctcttcaggtactttcagcagtctttcttcttggggaggaaggcaacggagaagagtcctgtttgcctttaTCCCCAGCCTTAAGTAAGATTTACATAAAGTGGGAATCGTTTGTTTCCCAGTCTTGATCTCcccctccttttagtggaaaattactagaagtccaagatggtgtttagtaccaggtgacaggaccacctgaTGTAGTAGAGTCACAGCTAGTCCTAGGACGCGCCTCGCAGGAAaaagagagattagtatcttcacagtcttattgtttcttcctaatggcccatcaaggctgaTTGCCTGTTTtctggtgggtgtctcccaaatacacacacagttgtaatggTTACAaagtcaatatttctaactttaaatacagaaatgatacatgcgtacaaattggataaataatcacattcagtaagtTATAACCTTTccgatgataccttacaagacccatcttgcataaaatatatctgttatgccatatcataagcatatttctgtaaagaatatggggtgcaacATAACAATTGATATGGctgtaaaatattaaaaactttCAATGCATTGCCAAACAAAGGGATAATGGCAAGATTTTCTTGTACATGAGGAAAAATAGCCACAGGGGTAGTGCACCGAAAAATATTGAAAACTGCAAGAAAACAATAGAAATAGATGCATATATTAATGATATTAGTTCCCACATTACATACGTGAGAGGTTAAAATGATTCTTTAGAAACAAATACAtctgcctcacaggggtattgaGAATTAAGGTAGATTCAGACAGTGTTTGTAAAAGCTCTTTGAATAAGAAAAGCCCTATATAGTGCTTGCCCTTAAAATTTTCAACTGCTTTGGATAACAATATAACGCTACCCTTCAGTATTTGCAATATTCCCTATATGAAAATCTAAGGAATTTGCTGGGGAAAGCTGCAAAAAGTGAGTTAATGGTACCTGAGGTAAAATGAGCATATTTTAAAGGGTCACCACTGTGTAAGTGCTAAGTGTTCAAATACTTCAGTCATTTCAGAAAAGCACTCTTCTTACTgacaaatatttcagtttttaaaagttacttttgttctttttttatataGGATGCTCCCAGCTCAGATGGTAGATTATTATAATCCTACTGgacctccccccactcctcttccccctatGATTCCTTCAGCACAAACTGCTTTTGTTAGTCCTCTTCAACTTCCTGTGCCACCTTCCCATTCTGGACTAGTGACCGGATCTacctatgctgctgctgctcctgctccttctcctcctccttctgggcTTGTTGTtacagcttcccctccccccggcccacctcctcccccaccaggtCCCCCTGCTGCAGTTTCATCTCTCACGTCCTCCCCGATGCATGCTTTTACAGTTCCTGAAGGAAAACGACATGAATCCACACAGCCGCCAATCAGTGATGCTCGAAGTGATCTTCTTGCTGCTATTCGAATGGGTAAGTGAACATAGAGTTTAAGAGCTATTCCTTTTCCACAGTGAGACTACAGTGTCTCCTATGATTTGTGTTGATAGCTGCTGTTAGCCTCAACCTACAATTTCATCTTTATAATTTGCTGAGAGAAATACTTCACTACAAATGGCCCAGCCTAGGTATCTTGACAGTCCCTGCTCTTTGGACATGCGTTTTTGGTATGCCTTGACAGAGGGCTGGTCTCCACTACGGGAAGATCaacgctgctgcaatcgatgcagcagggatcgatttagtgggtcaagtgaagacccactaaatcgatggcagagtgcCCTCCGATCgaccccggtactccagctctccgagaagagtaagggaagtcaaccggagagcatctcccgtcgactcAGCGCAGTGAAAACgccggggtaagttgacctaagctatgtcgactccagttacgttattcatgtagctagagtagcgtaacttagatcaacttaccccggtagtgaagacaagccctcagggtGTTAATCTCCTTGCAATGCTTGGGGTGAGGTCTGTACAGCAAGTCACATGTTCCAAGGCTTACAGCTGATTTAAGATGAATTCAGGTGCTTGTTTGAATGAAGTTAAATGAAAACTTTTACTCATCTTCGGTATATGAagtattcttttaaaaagtgtgcaGGTTCCATGGGGTCCCTTGCAACAGCTGTGAAATCCAAACATTGACTCCAGTGCATTTGATTTGGCTTTTTTTAacagctgaaaaatattttgaaatcaggTGCTGCAGTCTTCATTCAGTTGTGCTTGCTTTAAAAAGCAtaaccctttaaaatccttcaAGACACAATTTTGGCATCACTCCTACTGAAAATGTCCTATAGTCTTTTAGAACTTTAATTTAAATCATAGCAGGCTATTTTGAGAAAGTTATGGGCACATACTCTTGGAAAGACTGATGTCAGTCTactttgtgtgtgtctctttctttctttctttcttgatcaGGAAAGTTTTTATGACTTCCAGTCTGTCTTTTTTCCTTCACCTCTTGGAAATGCCTCtcaactttatttaaaatataaaatgcagcAACAACCTTAAATTATATTTTAGGTGCAAAGAACTGTTTGTAAATAGAATTGTCTACCTGTCTATAGGAATTCAGCTGAAAAAGGTACAAGAGCAACGTGAACAAGAAGCAAAGCGAGAACCCGTTGGAAATGATGTGGCAACTATTCTTTCAAGGCGCATTGCTGTGGAGTACAGTGATTCTGATGATGATTCAGAATTTGATGAAAATGATTGGTCAGACTGAGTCCTGGTCCAAGTACAGGAACAGAATTCATGAAATGCTTTGCTCTAATAATGACACCATTAGCAGGACAGAAGGCAGGGCgttgaaatgtattaaaactaGTGATCTAAGTACTAAAAATGAATTGGTGGTATTCAGAATGCAGTAGCTTAGCAACTCTTGTAATAATAATGTGGTTATGCTGATGCAGATCCAAAAATTCAGTCTTACTTTCAATATTTACTGCATAATACATAAGTGCCACTAAATGTAGCAAATCGTGTGCTGCACGCAAAGTGTGCTGCAGTTGTTGCACTGTTACAAAACCagcattttgttttactttcttgATCATGAAGGTATAACTATATTTTTACTTTACATCTTATCTTTATAATGTTGCAATCTAGATACTTGTGAAACTGTCTGGCTGTTAGTCATGTAGGTCTTTGAGGAGAGTCAATGATACATGACTGGGCAATGTCTTCAGGTCCTTAAATGTCATCTTTTTAGCATTTTTCAGAAATTAATCATGTAATCTTAAAATCTAACAGACAGCAACTAATGTCTTCTTACACATTATTTTTAAGGAATTTTTTGATTTAGTTGCTTATATTATTTTAATCTCCTATACACATTCTCGCTATATACAATCACAAATGAAATGTAAGTTTGAAGAGTCAATTCACAGGATTTACTAGTTATTTCTGAGAGAGGACTGGATGACTCAGTCAGTAACCGGAGGTTGCTGGCTGGTGGTTTGACAGTAAAATAACAGCATGGTCTCAGTTCAGTATGTAGTAGACACATGTTCACATTACAGAAACCACAATTGGAATTGACACTCTTTTTGGCACTCTCTGGACATGGATTGACTATACTTGAAGTTTGAAATGCCCTGTTACACTCAGGAGTGGTTTTTAGATACCTGAGTGGAGCCACTTTGTCAGTACAGAGTGGGAAGCTTACTCTACTACTGGTAATACTATGTCTGTTACGTGGATGAATGGAACGACTTCAGTTCAGTGCTAGCAATTGGATACATTTCACAAGTACTAAACTTAGTTTTTTATTCCTGTAGATATAAATATATGTAGATAGACTTTTGCTTATATGGAATGTGTGTAGTCATGTAATGTCATTTCAGTTTCTTATAACTCACTCATTAAAGGCCCTTGATTTTTGAATGTATTTCTATCCCAGTATGTCCCATTTATATAACACTGACAATTAAAATGGCTTAATTGGTGTTTAGTTACCATGCTGTATATATTTTCAGTTTCTTCTAGAAAAGAAGGCTACCGTACAGTCTGCTTTTGCGCTTTCTCTgttccctttaaaaataattaatacttTATTCAATACAATATTGAAATTTGCATATAGTTTTTCTTTTGTACACTGCGACTCAGACTGCTTCCTTCCCTAATAAGgctttatgtgtgtgtgtgagagagagagagggaaggattggtctttttttttttttccttaccaGATTACAATTGTAATCTTTGTAACAGAAGAGATCTCTATAATTTCAGGTCAAATATTTGGTAAAGCTCTTTTGTTCTGCAAGGCCCTTCTGTCCTTaagaaggaagggaaggagatgCATCTAGCCTTTATCCGCGTTCACTCTGAACCTCCCTTCCTCTTGAGCCATGCTCACTCACAGCAGGTTTTACTTTTGTCCAAAGAAAATAATATTCAGCCTGTCACAATATTCACATATTACATTATTGGCTACTTTATTACTGTGTAATCTGCATGCGAGTTTCTGATTTGACTTCAGTTTATAGTAGTGTGGCAAAAATGCCTTTGCCTCCCTGTTTATGTTTTACTGCCCGTTAAGGGCCTTCTCCTGGAAGGTGCTGAACGATGGTTAGtcaatgggaaaggagggcactcagcaccttctaggattgtttttgctttaaaatacagGGCTAAATTCTACTTCTGGTCTGGTGGTTCCTCATTAACATGTGAGAGACATTGTTTGTGTTGGTCATAAGGATATAATTGTTATACTGTACTTTGCAAAATGCACCAAAATGATTCTGTGGGTGAGCAAATAAAATGGACAAAAGTGCAGCTAATACTGCAGTATTATCCAGTGTCACGATATGGGTGAGAGAGGTACTTTCAATAGTCTTTTGATATGTGTTGAGGTGAAATATTCTGACATCACAAATAATTCTTTCCATTGTAATGAAATCTGAtatgacaaaaatatattttatgagcACAGAGACTGAGTGTACCATGGAAATTTTGTAATATGCATCAATTAGTTTTAAatgataaatataaaacaaatgatAATTTGTGATCAGTTAAAGATAAGTGGAATTTTTCAGCCATAGTAGCCAATCTGTTTTTCTGAACTTGGAGTATTTTGTCATCTCCGTTCAGTATTTTATCAATACGAATTTAAATCGAATTTAGTGATGTAAACTAACTAACTCTTAGgtcatttttatctgtttgtatATCTTACTCTGGGTTATGTAAAAGTAACAAATATGAATAAAGTATCACTTTTGCGcctttgtgtttcttttcttGGACTACATGGCATGCGTTTTGCTGCTAAATTATTTTTAGCTTGATTAGTTTTTTGGTTTGCTAAATAATAGCATCAATGATAACCTGATACTTTTGAACTActatgtaataagaaaaggagtacttgtggcaccttagagactaaccaatttatttgagcataagctttcgtgagctacagctcacttcatcggatgcatactgtggaaaatacagaagatgtttgtttttatacacacaaatcatgaaaaaatgggtgtttatcactacaaaaggttttctctccccccaccccactctcctgctggtaatagcttatgtaaagtgatcactctccttacaatgtgtatgataatcaaggtgggccatttccagcacaaatcccggttttctcccccacacccccgcaAACAAACCCACCCTCCTgtaggtaatagcttatctaaagtgatccctctccttacaatgtgaatgataatcctgggcgccccatcatctcaggcattggcaccctgacagcaggattgtctggctatgtagactccctcctcaggccctacgctaccagcactcccagttaccttcgagacaccactgcctgaggaaactacaatccatcggtgatcttcctgataacaccatcctggccactatggatgtagaagccctctacaccaacattccacacaaagatggactacaagccgtcaagaacactatccccgataatgtcacggctaacctggtggctgaactttgtgaccttgtccttacccataactattttacatttggggacaatgtataccttcaaatcagcggcactgctatgggtacctgcatggccccacagtatgccaacatttttatggctgactaagagcaacgcttcctcagctctcgtcccctaacgcccctactccacttccgctatattgatgacatcttcatcatctggacccatggaaaagaagctcttgaggaattccactatgatttcaacaatttccatcccaccatcaacctcagtctggtccagtccacacaagagatccacttcctggacactacagtgctaataaacaatggtcacataaacaccaccctataccggaaacctactgaccgctattcctacctacatgcctccagctttcaccctgaccacaccacatgatccatcgtctacagtcaagctctgcgatacaaccgcatttgctccaacccctcagacagagacaaacacctacaagatctctgtcaagcattcttacaactacaatacccacctgcggaagtgaagaaacagattgatagagccagaatggttcccagaagtcacctactacaggacaggcctaacaaagaaaataacagaatgccacttgccatcaccttcagcccccaactaaaacccctccaacgcattatcagggatctacaacctatcctgaaggatgacccaacactctcacaaatcttgggagacaggccagtccttgcctacagacagccccccaacctgaagcgaatgctcaccagcaaccacataccacacaacagaaccactaacccaggaacctatccttgcaacaaagcccgttgccaactgtgcccacatatctattcaggggacaccatcacagggcctaataacatcagccacactatcagaggctcgttcacctgcacatccaccaatgtgatatatgccatcatgtgccagcaatgcccctctgccatgtacattggtcaaactggacagtctctacgtaaaagaataaatggacacaaatcagatgtcaagaattataacattcataaaccagtcggagaacacttcaatctctctggtcatgtgattacagacataaaagtcgcgatattacaacagaaaaacttcaaatccagactccagcgagagacagctgaattggaattcatttgcaaattgggtacaattaacttaggttaccttgcataatgacttagccactcccagtctccattcaagcctatttccccttgttttcctaacccctcccttcctcagacgttcttgttaaaccctagatttgtgctggaaatggcccaccttgattatcatacacattgtaaggagaggtttcagagtaacagccgtgttagtctgtattcgcaaaaagaaaaggagtacttgtggcaccttagagactaaccaatttatttgagcataagctttcgtgagctacagctcacttcatcggatgcatgaaggtgccacaagtactccttttcttattgtaaggagagggatcactttagataagctattacctacAGGAGGGTGGGTTTGTTtgcgggggtgtgggggagaaaaccgggatttgtgctggaaatggcccaccttgattatcatacacattgtaaggagagtgatcactttacataagctattaccagcaggagagtggggtggggggagagaaaaccttttgtagtgataaacacccattttttcatgatttgtgtgtataaaaacaaacatcttctgtattttccacagtatgcctccgatgaagtgagctgtagctcacgaaagctcatgctcaaataaattggttagtctctaaggtgccacaagtactccttttctttttgcgaatacagactaacacggctgttactctgaaacctgttactatgtAATAGTTATGCTCATATAATATCCCTTTAATTTTTCCTCAAAGATGGACTAGTCGGGATACTTGTTCATCAGTTTTATAGTATTTTTGTTTCCAACAACTTGTCCTATACAAATAGCTACTCAGTTGTGTTTTCCAGTTGCCAAAAAAGTATAATTTAATAGCAAATACTAAAGAATGCAACTGGCTTGAGGTATCTATTGCAGAGGAAAATTGCTTTCTAGTTGAATTCGTAATTAGCATAGTAAGAAGGATGCCCTTTGACATTAGTTTCAAAGAAGACATTCAAAAATTTGTGCATGCACACAATGAGGATAGTCTGCTAAATCATTTTGACTTGTAATGTTAATCAGTGGTCATATTAGGCGAGGGAAGCATTGGTTATATTGTACTGTTACGAGCTCCTTCCACAGCCCAGAAGACACCACTGTCAGGAGTTGTGTGCTGGTTGTGGGAGGGGTCTCTCTGTAATGGGCTGCCATTTCTCTTGTGAAACCAGACTCTTGTTGGGACAGCTGCTTCTCCTAGCCTGCTGGGGGCATTCCTGGGTGGTTGTTTCTCCAGCCACCGTGATTCAAGCAGCAGCAGGAACGAGTTGTCTGTTTACACACCAGCCAATGTCATCTTCCTTGGTGGCACTTCTGCCTCACTTCCCAGCTTGACGGTGAAGGTttgggctgccttcagagcagaaGAAGCTTCCATGTGGCCCATCGCCCCAAGCAGTGATTGTGGTTTGACCTGCCTCTCTGTTGGAGTGGCGCAGTTCAGCTCCTGCCCTACCCCATGTGCAGCAGAAGTGGGTGGTAGCTTGGTTGTTCCCTCAGCTGTGGCTCCGGGGACTTCTGATGCTGCAGCTTGACTTTGGTGATGCTGACACAGTGAGGGACTCCTAGATGGGGCAGTatctgtgcttttaaaaaaggCAGGTTTTCAGCCATATGCTGCACCATTAATTCAAATTTTCATTTCAGATCATGGGAACTTGATTTTCAGAATACCCCTTCTTTACAAAGCTTTCCTTGAGCCACCTGCTGCCAGGCTATAATATGTATCTGGACTTCAGGCTGCCCACATGAGAAAATACCTTCCTTACTCTACTGCCTTTCATAATGACTTGTGGATGCTAGAATATTTAGAGACAAACATGCGGAGCTCTTGAATACATATCTTGTAAAGATTTGCAATTTATCCAATAATGCATGAATAGAAACACCCCATGCTTCgggaaatttcaaaacattttagatGGCACATAAGTAATTTATAAAAGGGTAAGATAATGTACCAAAACTTTCTGTTCTGGGACAGGTCAACCAAACTCTCATTGGATGGGAAATTAATACTTGTCATCTAAGGGTATGCCCACACTGGGAAGTTTCTGGGCAATGAGTTATACTGTTTTCATTAAAGCGCTGGAATTAAACCGCAGTTGCGTGTCCACACTGTACTCCTCGTGACGGTGGAGCACATCCACATTAGCATGTCTTGCAACAGCAAGGAGAGCAGTGGATTGTGGTAGCTATCCAACAGTGCAACTGaccacagggtg
The nucleotide sequence above comes from Caretta caretta isolate rCarCar2 chromosome 1, rCarCar1.hap1, whole genome shotgun sequence. Encoded proteins:
- the WASF3 gene encoding actin-binding protein WASF3 isoform X2 — its product is MPLVKRNIEPRHLCRGALPEGITSELECVTNSTLAAIIRQLSSLSKHAEDIFGELFNEANNFYIRANSLQDRIDRLAVKVTQLDSTVEEVSLQDINMKKAFKSSTIQDQQVVSKNSIPNPVADIYNQSDKPPPLNILTPYRDDKKDGLKFYTDPSYFFDLWKEKMLQDTEDKRKEKRRQKRERHKLNPNRNQQINVRKVRTRKEEWERRKMGIEFMSDAKKLEQAGSMKKDKMPKGSHASDVTDYSYPATPNHSLHQQPVMSSYGTGDGPQYMGINQGLEHEYRPSSTAVRHATLNRPQQPPPPPPQASDGPHSSVPLIPADYGMLPAQMVDYYNPTGPPPTPLPPMIPSAQTAFVSPLQLPVPPSHSGLVTGSTYAAAAPAPSPPPSGLVVTASPPPGPPPPPPGPPAAVSSLTSSPMHAFTVPEGKRHESTQPPISDARSDLLAAIRMGIQLKKVQEQREQEAKREPVGNDVATILSRRIAVEYSDSDDDSEFDENDWSD
- the WASF3 gene encoding actin-binding protein WASF3 isoform X1; its protein translation is MPLVKRNIEPRHLCRGALPEGITSELECVTNSTLAAIIRQLSSLSKHAEDIFGELFNEANNFYIRANSLQDRIDRLAVKVTQLDSTVEEVSLQDINMKKAFKSSTIQDQQVVSKNSIPNPVADIYNQSDKPPPLNILTPYRDDKKDGLKFYTDPSYFFDLWKEKMLQDTEDKRKEKRRQKEQKRIDGTTREVKKVRKARNRRQEWNMMAYDKELRPDNRLSQNVYHGASSEGSLSPDTRSHASDVTDYSYPATPNHSLHQQPVMSSYGTGDGPQYMGINQGLEHEYRPSSTAVRHATLNRPQQPPPPPPQASDGPHSSVPLIPADYGMLPAQMVDYYNPTGPPPTPLPPMIPSAQTAFVSPLQLPVPPSHSGLVTGSTYAAAAPAPSPPPSGLVVTASPPPGPPPPPPGPPAAVSSLTSSPMHAFTVPEGKRHESTQPPISDARSDLLAAIRMGIQLKKVQEQREQEAKREPVGNDVATILSRRIAVEYSDSDDDSEFDENDWSD
- the WASF3 gene encoding actin-binding protein WASF3 isoform X3; this translates as MKKAFKSSTIQDQQVVSKNSIPNPVADIYNQSDKPPPLNILTPYRDDKKDGLKFYTDPSYFFDLWKEKMLQDTEDKRKEKRRQKEQKRIDGTTREVKKVRKARNRRQEWNMMAYDKELRPDNRLSQNVYHGASSEGSLSPDTRSHASDVTDYSYPATPNHSLHQQPVMSSYGTGDGPQYMGINQGLEHEYRPSSTAVRHATLNRPQQPPPPPPQASDGPHSSVPLIPADYGMLPAQMVDYYNPTGPPPTPLPPMIPSAQTAFVSPLQLPVPPSHSGLVTGSTYAAAAPAPSPPPSGLVVTASPPPGPPPPPPGPPAAVSSLTSSPMHAFTVPEGKRHESTQPPISDARSDLLAAIRMGIQLKKVQEQREQEAKREPVGNDVATILSRRIAVEYSDSDDDSEFDENDWSD